TTTTTGGCCTCTTTTCTGGAAAACAAGCCAAAAACGGAACAGGCTTCATTGTGTACCAAGCCTGGGCGGTTGCGCTCAGGTGCAAACTAAACGTGTATGAATGTCCTTATCATTGGGTCTGGCGGCCGCGAGCATGCCCTTACCTGGAAACTTCAGCAGAGCCCTTATTGTGAGAGAATCTACGTGGCGCCCGGAAACGCCGGCACGGCCCAGCTAGCCACCAACGTAGACATCTCCATCACCAACTTTGAGGAACTGGCCAAATTTGCCACAGACTTTAACATCATGATGGTGGTGGTAGGGCAGGAGGCCGCTCTGGTAGAAGGCATTCATGATTACTTTCAGGCGCAGGACTACCTCCGGCACATTCTGGTGGTAGGGCCGTGCAAAGCCGGTGCGCAGCTAGAAGGCAGCAAAGACTTCTCCAAGCAGTTTCTGCTAAAATACAATATTCCCACCGCCCAATACCAGACCTTTACCGCAGACACCATTGACCAGGGCCTGGCCTATCTAGAAAGACAATCTTATCCCATCGTCCTGAAAGCCGACGGGCTGGCCGCCGGAAAGGGCGTAGTCATTGCCAAGGATTTGGAAGAGGCCAGCTTCACTTTGAAGGGCATGCTGTTGCACAACAAATTTGGGAGCGCCGGTAACAAGGTAGTGATAGAAGAGTTTCTGCAGGGCATTGAAATGTCGGCGTTCATTCTCACAGACGGCAAGGAGTACGTGATGCTGCCCGAGGCGAAGGACTACAAGCGCATAGGGGAGGAAGACACCGGCCTGAACACCGGCGGCATGGGCGCGGTCTCCCCGGTGCCGTTCGCCAAGGAGGCGTTCATGGACAAAGTGCGCACGCGCGTGATTGAGCCCACGCTGGCGGGCCTGCAGGCAGAGAACATCCCGTACTCGGGCTTCCTGTTTATTGGCCTCATGAACGTGAACGGTGACCCCTACGTGATAGAATACAACGTGCGTTTA
The nucleotide sequence above comes from Nibribacter ruber. Encoded proteins:
- the purD gene encoding phosphoribosylamine--glycine ligase; its protein translation is MNVLIIGSGGREHALTWKLQQSPYCERIYVAPGNAGTAQLATNVDISITNFEELAKFATDFNIMMVVVGQEAALVEGIHDYFQAQDYLRHILVVGPCKAGAQLEGSKDFSKQFLLKYNIPTAQYQTFTADTIDQGLAYLERQSYPIVLKADGLAAGKGVVIAKDLEEASFTLKGMLLHNKFGSAGNKVVIEEFLQGIEMSAFILTDGKEYVMLPEAKDYKRIGEEDTGLNTGGMGAVSPVPFAKEAFMDKVRTRVIEPTLAGLQAENIPYSGFLFIGLMNVNGDPYVIEYNVRLGDPETEAILPRIQSDLFELFKALHDHELGQYNLQMDPRAATTIFLVSGGYPEDYEKGKEIQGLDKELPEDVYCFHAGTRQNEQGQVVTDGGRVMAITALGSDMEEALKKANLAASHIKWPGRYFRQDIGFDLRKYAAERF